A single region of the Pseudomonas mandelii genome encodes:
- a CDS encoding 3'-5' exonuclease: MERIAVIDFETTGISPSSSCRATEIAVVILEQGRIVERYQSLMNAGVRVPAFIEQLTGISNAMLRTAPSAEQVMNEVNEFVGLTPLLAHNAAFDQKFWDFELSRIKRTRLQNFACSLLLARRLMPAAPNHKLGTLTTFASLPNTGKAHRAMADAEMAANLTAHLAQELRHKHGLRELSHDLLVSLQKVPAAKINEHLKRHRGF, translated from the coding sequence TTGGAACGCATAGCAGTCATCGACTTTGAAACCACCGGGATCTCCCCGAGCAGCAGCTGCCGGGCCACGGAAATTGCCGTGGTGATCCTTGAACAGGGGCGCATCGTCGAGCGTTACCAGAGCCTGATGAACGCCGGCGTGCGCGTGCCCGCGTTCATCGAGCAACTGACCGGCATCAGCAACGCCATGCTGCGCACCGCGCCCTCGGCAGAGCAGGTGATGAACGAGGTCAACGAATTCGTCGGGCTCACGCCGCTGCTGGCCCACAACGCCGCGTTCGACCAGAAGTTCTGGGACTTCGAACTCAGCCGCATCAAGCGCACCCGCTTGCAGAACTTCGCCTGCTCGCTGCTACTGGCCCGCCGCCTGATGCCCGCCGCGCCGAACCACAAACTCGGCACCCTCACCACCTTCGCCAGCCTGCCCAACACCGGCAAGGCCCACCGGGCCATGGCCGATGCCGAAATGGCGGCCAACCTCACGGCGCACCTGGCGCAAGAGCTGCGGCACAAGCACGGGTTGCGCGAGTTGTCCCATGATTTGCTGGTCAGCTTGCAGAAAGTGCCGGCGGCCAAGATCAACGAACACCTCAAGCGCCATCGCGGGTTCTGA
- a CDS encoding tyrosine-type recombinase/integrase yields MNPYRIKLVRFDGGERFPVLCLQQDGMPVHSANLWVLTELRTANLSTSTLQQALRSLMVLFIVFDELKIDLSARLRDGQFLTVGDIEAIVGACKLPITAGDRKKIGNGKFVSPWSTSGFSTPKIHPGTIAIRLLYIARYLDWIATDHLLKTGAGNPHFSGVEKLRELVSTAIKARIPSVQRLSNVTPREGLTEQMVSLLQQVVAPEFEHNPWSHEFVRQRNYLMIRWLLSLGVRRGELLGVKISDINFQTNEVLIARRADDPADPRLRQPNAKTSGRLLALDAELVALTRAYVMSIRRNVTGSRKHEYLWVAGGSGKPLSLAALNKVFITLRQHCPELPENICPHLLRHTWNDIFSEAIDRSDVSPTMEQKLRSRLMGWSETSGMAIVYNQRHIKKKATAVSLQMQKQLRVEAPSDD; encoded by the coding sequence ATGAACCCTTACAGAATCAAACTCGTGCGGTTCGACGGTGGTGAGCGCTTTCCAGTGCTTTGCCTTCAGCAAGACGGCATGCCCGTGCACAGCGCTAACCTTTGGGTACTGACAGAGTTACGAACGGCGAATTTGTCGACGAGCACACTCCAACAGGCGCTTCGGTCGTTGATGGTGCTGTTCATTGTTTTTGATGAACTAAAGATAGATTTGTCCGCCCGTTTGCGCGACGGCCAGTTTTTAACGGTTGGAGACATAGAAGCTATCGTTGGGGCGTGTAAATTACCAATTACAGCGGGCGACAGAAAAAAAATTGGAAATGGAAAGTTTGTATCGCCATGGTCTACCAGTGGCTTTAGTACGCCAAAAATTCATCCTGGTACTATTGCTATACGGCTTTTATACATTGCCCGTTACCTTGACTGGATTGCGACCGACCACTTACTAAAAACAGGCGCAGGAAACCCACATTTTTCAGGGGTGGAAAAACTCCGTGAACTGGTTTCTACAGCCATAAAGGCTCGCATTCCTTCAGTGCAGCGCTTATCCAATGTTACGCCTCGTGAGGGCCTAACTGAACAAATGGTATCGCTACTGCAACAGGTGGTTGCTCCAGAGTTTGAGCATAATCCGTGGTCTCATGAATTTGTTCGGCAGCGAAACTACTTAATGATTCGCTGGCTATTGTCCTTGGGAGTCAGGAGAGGTGAGTTGCTTGGTGTCAAAATCTCGGATATTAACTTTCAGACCAATGAAGTTTTAATTGCCAGGAGGGCAGACGATCCGGCGGATCCACGGTTGAGACAGCCGAATGCCAAAACAAGCGGTCGATTATTAGCGCTCGACGCAGAGTTGGTAGCGCTCACGCGAGCGTATGTAATGTCCATTCGTCGAAATGTTACAGGCTCGCGTAAGCATGAATATCTTTGGGTAGCCGGTGGCTCAGGAAAACCACTGAGTCTTGCGGCGCTAAATAAAGTATTTATCACTTTACGGCAACACTGTCCGGAACTACCAGAAAACATCTGCCCTCATCTCCTTCGCCATACCTGGAACGATATTTTTTCGGAAGCGATTGATAGAAGTGATGTGTCGCCGACCATGGAGCAAAAACTGCGGTCACGATTGATGGGGTGGTCCGAAACATCCGGAATGGCGATTGTGTATAACCAGCGTCATATCAAGAAAAAAGCCACCGCTGTGTCCTTGCAAATGCAAAAACAATTGCGTGTGGAGGCTCCTTCCGATGATTAA
- a CDS encoding DUF2076 domain-containing protein, whose product MNSEEQTLIDGLFSRLQQAETDSAPRDAQAEARIKEHLTRQPAAGYFMTQAILVQEAAIKSLDAQNKQLAQQVQQLQAELQSAKAQPSAPASGGFLSSIFGGGSRDPQPAPTQSAPSSNGGWREQGRPSFNSQPPQQQNFGAAPPQQNYAPQQQAPGIGSGFLGGALKTAAGVAGGVMLAQGISSLFHSNQQPQEVVEVIKEEPAQVNDQSDSGNGWGNDERVADNNANDQGGFTDADYSDDSSSFFGGDDDSFV is encoded by the coding sequence ATGAACAGCGAAGAACAAACCCTGATCGATGGACTGTTTTCCCGGTTGCAACAAGCCGAAACGGACTCAGCCCCGCGTGACGCCCAGGCTGAAGCGCGGATCAAGGAGCACCTGACTCGCCAACCGGCGGCAGGTTATTTCATGACCCAGGCGATTCTGGTTCAGGAAGCGGCCATCAAAAGCCTCGACGCGCAGAACAAGCAACTCGCTCAGCAAGTTCAGCAATTGCAGGCCGAACTGCAATCGGCCAAGGCTCAGCCGTCGGCGCCTGCCAGCGGTGGTTTCCTGTCGAGCATTTTCGGTGGCGGTTCCCGTGATCCACAGCCTGCACCGACGCAAAGCGCGCCGTCCTCCAATGGTGGATGGCGTGAGCAGGGGCGGCCGTCGTTCAATTCGCAGCCGCCACAGCAACAGAACTTCGGTGCTGCACCGCCACAGCAGAATTACGCGCCGCAGCAGCAAGCCCCCGGGATTGGCAGTGGTTTCCTTGGCGGCGCACTGAAAACCGCCGCCGGTGTGGCCGGTGGCGTGATGCTGGCGCAAGGCATCAGCAGCCTGTTCCACAGCAATCAGCAACCGCAGGAAGTCGTCGAAGTCATCAAGGAAGAACCGGCTCAGGTCAATGATCAGAGCGACAGCGGCAACGGCTGGGGCAACGACGAGCGCGTGGCTGACAACAACGCCAACGATCAGGGAGGCTTCACCGACGCCGACTACAGCGATGACAGCTCATCGTTCTTTGGCGGCGACGACGATTCCTTCGTCTGA
- a CDS encoding DEAD/DEAH box helicase, giving the protein MTFATLGLIEPLLRSLETLGYQTPTPVQAQAIPAVLAGRDLMAAAQTGTGKTAGFALPLLQLLAMEGPKVASNSVRALILVPTRELAEQVHEAVRQYAENLPLSTYAVYGGVSINPQMMKLRKGVDVLVATPGRLLDLYRQKALKFNQLQTLILDEADRMLDLGFSEELGNIYRVLPKQRQTLLFSATFSDAIRLLAGQMLNDPLSIEVSPRNVAASTVKQWVVVVDKKRKPELFVHLMRKGKWKQVLVFAKTRNGVDALVEKLQGLGINADGIHGDKPQATRQRALDRFKASEVQILVATDVAARGLDIEDLPLVVNFDLPIVAEDYIHRIGRTGRAGASGQAISLVCADEVNLLSAIETLTRQTLPRQMEHDFEPEHRVPDTDASGQVVKKPKKPKKPKTSGGGKRNLGKWVESGDASAPEPSIKPVRKVPVFNTGPRKKKP; this is encoded by the coding sequence ATGACTTTCGCCACCCTTGGCCTGATCGAACCCTTGCTGCGCTCTCTCGAGACGCTCGGCTACCAGACCCCGACGCCGGTTCAGGCGCAAGCCATCCCGGCGGTGCTGGCCGGTCGCGACCTGATGGCCGCCGCCCAGACCGGCACTGGCAAGACCGCCGGCTTCGCGCTGCCGCTCCTGCAATTGTTGGCCATGGAAGGGCCGAAAGTGGCGTCTAACTCGGTGCGCGCACTGATCCTGGTGCCGACCCGCGAACTGGCCGAACAGGTTCACGAAGCCGTGCGTCAGTACGCCGAGAACCTGCCGTTGAGCACTTATGCCGTGTACGGCGGCGTCAGTATCAACCCGCAAATGATGAAGCTGCGCAAGGGTGTTGACGTGCTGGTGGCGACGCCGGGTCGTTTGCTCGATCTGTATCGCCAGAAGGCCCTCAAGTTCAATCAGCTGCAAACCCTGATTCTGGATGAAGCCGATCGCATGCTTGATCTGGGTTTCTCCGAGGAGCTGGGGAATATCTACCGCGTGCTGCCCAAGCAACGTCAGACGCTGCTGTTCTCCGCGACGTTCTCCGACGCGATCCGCTTGCTGGCTGGACAAATGCTCAACGATCCGCTGAGCATCGAAGTTAGCCCGCGCAACGTCGCTGCCAGCACCGTCAAGCAGTGGGTCGTGGTGGTGGACAAGAAGCGCAAGCCTGAACTGTTCGTTCACTTGATGCGCAAGGGCAAGTGGAAGCAGGTGCTGGTGTTCGCCAAGACCCGCAATGGTGTGGACGCGCTGGTGGAAAAACTCCAGGGCCTGGGCATCAATGCCGACGGCATCCACGGCGACAAACCGCAGGCAACCCGTCAGCGTGCGCTGGACCGGTTCAAGGCCAGTGAAGTGCAGATTCTTGTGGCCACCGACGTTGCGGCCCGTGGTCTGGATATCGAAGATTTGCCATTGGTGGTCAACTTCGACCTGCCGATCGTGGCGGAGGACTACATCCACCGGATCGGTCGTACCGGTCGCGCGGGTGCAAGCGGGCAGGCCATTTCGCTGGTGTGTGCCGATGAAGTGAATCTGCTGTCGGCCATCGAGACGTTGACCCGTCAGACATTGCCACGGCAGATGGAACATGACTTCGAACCTGAGCACCGGGTGCCGGATACCGACGCCAGCGGTCAGGTCGTCAAGAAGCCGAAAAAACCGAAGAAGCCGAAAACCTCCGGTGGCGGTAAACGCAATCTGGGTAAGTGGGTCGAGAGTGGGGATGCTTCGGCGCCGGAGCCTTCGATCAAGCCTGTGCGCAAAGTGCCGGTGTTTAACACTGGGCCGCGTAAGAAGAAGCCTTAA
- a CDS encoding BRO-N domain-containing protein — protein MIKVTPNPPEDSAQSATSAAHLIPKTFIRHHIQLRALLLHAEAWFCARDIGRLMGVELNGRQALKLDLDQRQVMRLSGNDGSQETLMLSESGVYAMLVYHYCPENRHLRRWLTHDVVPMLREEVGSISNQAPHMRAMEWAGGTLRLLHWRKEPWVRLRDMPGLLPASYCGV, from the coding sequence ATGATCAAAGTTACCCCCAATCCCCCCGAAGACTCTGCGCAATCAGCTACGAGCGCAGCTCACCTCATCCCCAAAACATTCATCCGTCATCACATCCAGCTGCGAGCCCTGTTGCTGCATGCAGAGGCTTGGTTCTGTGCTCGCGATATCGGGCGGCTGATGGGGGTGGAGCTAAACGGACGGCAAGCGCTCAAGCTTGATTTGGATCAGCGGCAAGTGATGCGACTGTCTGGAAACGATGGCTCGCAAGAGACACTGATGCTTAGCGAGTCCGGCGTGTACGCGATGCTGGTCTATCACTACTGCCCGGAAAACCGCCATTTACGACGTTGGCTGACCCACGACGTGGTGCCGATGTTGCGGGAGGAAGTCGGGTCCATTTCGAATCAAGCGCCGCATATGCGGGCGATGGAATGGGCGGGCGGAACGCTGCGACTGCTGCATTGGCGCAAAGAACCTTGGGTGCGCCTGCGGGATATGCCGGGCTTGTTGCCTGCAAGTTACTGCGGCGTCTGA
- a CDS encoding YciC family protein — MNSFDVLRDSLYFFKRNLGQIVRLCLPLVIFEALLQQVVDRSTEPDSFPGISVMVGLLVYPLYTAALILFLDARSRGESPSTRELLSRSAYLWPRFALLTALNTLLILIGLSLYFLPGIWLMVTLAFGEYLLVLRGLAPLAAMKESLRLTRGHFLRILVCILCVMGPLWVLKGATLAIYPDPQNPVISLLIDSAHSFLQLFTSVVLFRLFMLIADAPEKIDGPL; from the coding sequence ATGAATTCGTTCGATGTACTGCGTGACTCTCTGTATTTCTTCAAGCGCAATCTGGGCCAGATCGTGCGCCTGTGCCTGCCGCTGGTGATTTTCGAGGCGCTGCTGCAACAGGTGGTCGATCGCTCCACCGAGCCGGACAGTTTCCCCGGCATCAGCGTGATGGTCGGCTTGCTGGTCTATCCGCTGTACACCGCCGCACTGATCCTGTTTCTCGATGCCCGCAGCCGTGGCGAATCACCGAGCACCCGCGAGTTGCTGTCGAGGTCGGCCTATCTGTGGCCGCGCTTCGCCCTGCTCACCGCCCTCAACACCTTGCTGATCCTGATCGGCCTGTCGCTGTATTTCCTGCCGGGCATCTGGCTGATGGTGACCCTGGCGTTCGGCGAGTATCTGTTGGTGCTGCGCGGCCTGGCCCCGTTGGCGGCGATGAAGGAAAGCCTGCGTCTGACCCGCGGCCATTTCCTGCGCATCCTGGTGTGCATTCTGTGTGTGATGGGCCCGTTGTGGGTGCTCAAGGGCGCGACCCTTGCGATTTACCCGGATCCGCAGAACCCGGTGATTTCGCTGCTGATCGACAGCGCGCACAGCTTTTTGCAACTGTTCACCAGCGTGGTGCTGTTCCGCCTGTTCATGCTGATTGCCGATGCCCCCGAGAAAATTGACGGGCCGCTATGA
- a CDS encoding Lrp/AsnC family transcriptional regulator produces MDKYDRMLLSALLENGRASYADLARKVNLSAPAVAERVAKLEASGVITGYQAKVDMAKLGLPIQCVIELRLNQHGNQKAYDDLIKIPQLTECHRVTGDPCVIMQAAVGSMPELEELINRIAKFGFSKTSIVLSSAIEKRVPLGQLEGNSKV; encoded by the coding sequence ATGGATAAATACGACCGCATGCTGCTCAGCGCCCTGCTGGAAAACGGCCGTGCGTCCTACGCCGACCTGGCGCGCAAGGTCAACCTGTCCGCCCCGGCCGTGGCCGAGCGCGTGGCCAAACTCGAAGCCAGCGGGGTAATTACCGGTTACCAGGCGAAAGTCGACATGGCCAAGCTTGGGCTGCCGATCCAGTGCGTGATCGAGTTGCGCCTGAACCAGCATGGCAACCAGAAGGCCTACGACGACCTGATCAAAATCCCACAACTGACGGAATGCCACCGGGTCACGGGTGATCCGTGCGTGATCATGCAGGCTGCGGTGGGTTCGATGCCGGAGCTGGAGGAGTTGATCAACCGAATCGCCAAATTCGGGTTCAGCAAGACCTCGATTGTGCTGTCGAGCGCGATAGAGAAGCGCGTGCCGCTGGGGCAATTGGAAGGCAACAGCAAAGTCTGA
- a CDS encoding endonuclease/exonuclease/phosphatase family protein, which produces MTRLLRYTLLGLLIAAGLIALLIYNLTWRPGAKEAAPVGCSAQAPTLVPGQALKVMTWNVQYLAGKRYVFWNDLAKGDDDRPTAEDMAFSLDEVARVIRDEQPDIVLLQELDDGAKASDYQNQFKLLQERVADLYPCSAHAFDWKADFVPLPHIFGSVGRQLATLSRYQIEHAERLQLPIASANFISRQFTPKNALLATYLPLGGGGQIAVLNTHLDRVIQPDETLLAQVTAVAKVLDKYESHGTPWLIGGDFNLLPLGQYRRLPDEQRTPYSVDSALHVLWDKYPMIPTNNEASGIDRARWLTHYPNDPGLNGPDRTVDYLFYSPRIKRVEAMVRQDDTLRISDHLPVIARFLLPAAP; this is translated from the coding sequence ATGACCCGTCTACTGCGCTACACCCTGCTGGGCCTGCTGATCGCGGCGGGCCTGATTGCCTTGCTGATTTACAACCTGACCTGGCGTCCCGGTGCCAAAGAAGCAGCACCGGTCGGCTGCAGCGCTCAGGCGCCCACGCTGGTCCCCGGCCAGGCCCTGAAAGTCATGACCTGGAACGTCCAGTACCTGGCGGGCAAGCGCTACGTGTTCTGGAACGACCTGGCCAAAGGCGACGACGACCGCCCCACCGCCGAAGACATGGCCTTCAGCCTCGATGAGGTGGCACGGGTCATTCGTGACGAGCAACCGGACATTGTGCTGTTGCAGGAGCTGGATGACGGCGCCAAGGCCAGCGATTATCAAAACCAGTTCAAGTTGCTTCAGGAACGGGTCGCCGACCTTTATCCGTGCAGCGCTCATGCCTTCGACTGGAAAGCTGACTTTGTGCCGCTGCCGCACATCTTCGGCAGTGTCGGCCGACAACTGGCAACCCTCAGCCGATACCAGATCGAACACGCCGAACGCCTGCAATTGCCGATCGCGTCGGCCAACTTCATCAGCCGTCAGTTCACACCGAAAAACGCCTTGCTGGCGACTTACCTGCCATTGGGCGGCGGTGGGCAGATCGCGGTACTCAATACCCATCTGGACCGCGTCATCCAACCTGATGAAACCCTGCTGGCCCAAGTGACCGCCGTGGCCAAGGTGCTCGACAAATATGAAAGCCATGGCACCCCGTGGTTGATCGGTGGCGACTTCAACCTGTTGCCGCTGGGTCAGTATCGACGCCTGCCCGACGAACAACGCACGCCCTACTCCGTCGACAGTGCCTTGCATGTGCTGTGGGACAAATACCCGATGATCCCGACCAACAACGAAGCCAGCGGGATCGACCGGGCGCGGTGGCTGACCCACTACCCGAACGATCCAGGCTTGAATGGCCCGGACCGGACGGTTGATTACCTGTTCTACAGCCCGCGGATCAAACGGGTCGAGGCGATGGTGAGGCAGGACGATACCTTGCGGATCTCCGATCATTTGCCGGTGATTGCGCGGTTCCTCCTGCCTGCGGCCCCATAG
- a CDS encoding ABC transporter ATP-binding protein has translation MGSVSAVNPRFITPTAAPVQAAPRLQVDKVSLRYQKPDGGMFTALEQVSFEVPDQQFAVLVGPSGCGKSSLLYLTAGLNEPTEGEIYVGGQQVQGPGADRGMVFQSYTLFPWLTVRQNVEFGLKRRGMAAAQRKEIVDYYVNEVGLTGFADNYAKQLSGGMMQRVAIARALANDPQILLMDEPFGALDSQTRLQMQQLLLRVWGNSKKTVLFVTHDIDEAILLGDRVYVMGARPGRIKQILDVPIERPRNLDMVMERSFIDMKRKIFGLLHDDLEEVH, from the coding sequence ATGGGCTCAGTAAGCGCCGTCAACCCGCGTTTCATCACACCCACGGCCGCCCCGGTGCAAGCCGCACCACGGCTGCAGGTGGACAAGGTCAGTCTGCGTTATCAGAAACCTGACGGCGGCATGTTCACCGCGCTGGAGCAGGTGTCGTTCGAAGTGCCGGATCAACAATTCGCCGTGCTGGTCGGGCCGTCGGGCTGTGGCAAGTCGAGTCTGCTGTACCTCACGGCCGGCCTGAACGAGCCCACGGAAGGCGAGATTTATGTCGGCGGCCAGCAAGTGCAGGGGCCGGGTGCGGATCGGGGTATGGTGTTCCAGAGCTACACGCTGTTCCCGTGGCTGACCGTGCGGCAGAACGTCGAGTTCGGCCTCAAGCGGCGCGGCATGGCGGCCGCTCAGCGCAAGGAGATCGTCGATTACTACGTCAATGAAGTGGGGCTGACCGGGTTCGCCGACAACTACGCCAAGCAGTTGTCCGGCGGCATGATGCAGCGTGTGGCGATTGCCCGGGCGTTGGCCAATGACCCGCAAATCCTGCTGATGGACGAACCCTTCGGCGCGCTCGACAGCCAGACGCGCCTGCAAATGCAGCAGCTGTTGTTGCGGGTCTGGGGCAACAGCAAGAAGACCGTGCTGTTCGTGACCCACGATATCGATGAGGCGATTCTGTTGGGGGATCGGGTGTACGTGATGGGCGCCAGGCCCGGGCGGATCAAGCAGATCCTGGACGTGCCGATCGAACGCCCGCGTAACCTGGACATGGTCATGGAGCGCTCGTTCATCGACATGAAACGCAAGATCTTCGGGCTGTTGCATGACGATCTGGAAGAGGTTCATTGA
- a CDS encoding TIGR03862 family flavoprotein, whose product MTQPSTSSPSHVAIIGGGPAGLMAAEVLSQAGIKVDLYDGMPSVGRKFLLAGVGGMNITHSEAYPAFLSRYAERAPQIAPLLRSFGADALCQWIHDLGIETFVGSSGRVFPTDMKAAPLLRAWLKRLREAGVVIHTRHRWLGWDDHGGLRIDSPDGETIIKPDATLLALGGGSWSRLGSDGAWMLPLEQRGVGLMPLQPSNCGFEVQAWSELMVSKFAGAPLKNIAIGLNDDVPRLGECVITATGIEGSLIYALSAPIREAINQHGSATVHLDLLPGRPVDKVQAALSKPRGSRSMSKHLHSQLGIDGVKAALLRELTPAESFADPALLARAIKALPLMLVKTRPLDEAISSAGGVMFESMDERLMLKQLPGVFCAGEMLDWEAPTGGYLLTACFASGRAAGLGMVEWLKRKA is encoded by the coding sequence ATGACCCAGCCCTCGACCTCCTCCCCTTCTCACGTCGCCATCATCGGCGGCGGCCCCGCCGGTCTGATGGCGGCCGAAGTGCTGAGCCAGGCCGGGATCAAGGTCGACCTGTACGACGGCATGCCGTCGGTGGGGCGAAAATTCCTGCTGGCCGGTGTCGGCGGCATGAACATCACCCATTCCGAAGCCTACCCGGCGTTTCTCTCGCGCTATGCCGAACGCGCGCCGCAGATTGCCCCGCTGCTTCGCTCATTCGGCGCTGATGCGTTGTGCCAGTGGATTCATGACCTGGGCATCGAAACCTTCGTCGGCAGCTCCGGCCGGGTGTTTCCGACCGACATGAAAGCGGCCCCCCTGTTGCGCGCCTGGCTCAAGCGTCTGCGCGAGGCCGGCGTCGTTATCCACACCCGCCACCGCTGGCTCGGCTGGGATGACCACGGTGGGTTACGCATCGACAGCCCCGATGGCGAAACCATCATCAAGCCCGACGCCACCTTGCTGGCCCTCGGCGGAGGCAGCTGGTCCCGCCTTGGTTCGGACGGCGCGTGGATGCTGCCATTGGAGCAGCGAGGCGTAGGACTGATGCCGTTGCAACCGAGCAATTGCGGCTTCGAGGTGCAAGCCTGGAGCGAGTTGATGGTCAGCAAATTTGCTGGCGCGCCGCTGAAGAACATCGCCATCGGCCTCAATGACGACGTGCCGCGCTTGGGCGAATGCGTGATCACCGCGACCGGGATCGAAGGCAGCTTGATCTACGCCCTCTCGGCACCGATTCGCGAGGCCATCAATCAGCACGGCTCCGCCACCGTTCATCTTGACCTGTTGCCGGGCCGGCCTGTGGATAAAGTTCAGGCGGCGCTGAGCAAACCCCGTGGCTCCCGCTCCATGTCCAAACACCTGCACAGCCAGCTCGGGATCGATGGGGTGAAAGCGGCGTTGCTACGCGAACTCACACCGGCCGAAAGCTTTGCTGATCCGGCGTTGCTGGCCAGGGCGATCAAGGCGTTGCCCCTGATGCTGGTTAAAACCCGTCCACTGGACGAGGCCATCAGCAGCGCCGGAGGCGTGATGTTCGAGTCGATGGATGAACGGCTAATGCTCAAGCAATTGCCTGGGGTGTTCTGCGCGGGGGAAATGCTCGATTGGGAAGCGCCGACCGGCGGCTATCTGCTGACCGCGTGTTTCGCCAGTGGGCGTGCGGCGGGGTTGGGGATGGTGGAGTGGCTGAAGCGCAAGGCTTGA
- a CDS encoding LabA-like NYN domain-containing protein → MKKIAVFADVQNLYYTVRQAYGCHFNYAALWADISKQGEIVEAYAYAIDRGDSKQQQFQQILRNLGFIVKLKPYIQRSDGSAKGDWDVGITLDIMDAADHVDEVVLASGDGDFDMLLERIITKHGVQAVAYGVPGLTANSLIRAASRYVPIEGALLLKN, encoded by the coding sequence GTGAAAAAAATCGCAGTGTTCGCCGACGTTCAAAACCTCTATTACACCGTGCGTCAGGCCTATGGTTGCCACTTCAACTACGCCGCGCTGTGGGCTGATATCAGCAAACAGGGCGAGATCGTCGAGGCCTACGCCTACGCGATTGATCGCGGCGACAGCAAACAGCAGCAATTCCAGCAGATCCTGCGCAACCTCGGCTTCATCGTGAAGCTCAAGCCCTACATCCAGCGCAGCGACGGCTCGGCCAAAGGCGACTGGGACGTGGGCATCACCCTCGACATCATGGACGCCGCCGATCATGTCGACGAAGTGGTGCTGGCTTCCGGCGACGGTGATTTCGACATGCTGCTGGAACGCATCATCACCAAGCACGGGGTGCAAGCCGTGGCTTACGGCGTGCCGGGCTTGACGGCCAACTCGCTGATCCGCGCCGCCAGCCGCTACGTGCCGATCGAAGGCGCGTTGCTGCTCAAGAATTGA
- the yedA gene encoding drug/metabolite exporter YedA: MPGLRRFPLPLIAAFFALYVIWGSTYLVIRIGVEYWPPLLLAGIRFVIAGSLMYAFLRWRGAPAPTWAQWKAAGIIGILLLTCGNGAVSVAEHTGVASGVAALAVATVPLFTLLCGYFWGARNTRLEWAGIVLGLIGIAMLNLGSNLQSSPLGAALLVFAAASWAFGSVWSKQLPLPQGAMASAVEMLVGGVALLIGSALSGEHLQAMPPIEGWAALAYLTFFGSIIAFNAYMYLLKNVRPAAATSYAYVNPAVAVLLGIVFAGETIGIEEALAMLVIISAVVLIGLPQWRRAPERPAAVVQTESSVN, encoded by the coding sequence ATGCCTGGCTTACGTCGTTTCCCCTTACCGTTGATCGCCGCCTTTTTCGCGTTGTACGTGATTTGGGGCTCGACTTACCTGGTGATCCGCATCGGCGTGGAGTACTGGCCGCCGTTGCTGCTCGCCGGCATCCGTTTCGTGATCGCCGGGAGTTTGATGTACGCCTTCCTGCGCTGGCGCGGGGCACCGGCCCCGACCTGGGCGCAGTGGAAAGCCGCCGGGATCATCGGGATTTTGCTGCTGACGTGCGGTAACGGCGCGGTCAGTGTGGCCGAACACACGGGTGTCGCTTCCGGTGTTGCGGCACTGGCGGTGGCGACGGTGCCGCTGTTTACCTTGCTCTGCGGCTATTTCTGGGGCGCGCGCAATACCCGTCTCGAATGGGCCGGCATTGTGCTCGGGCTGATCGGCATCGCCATGCTCAACCTCGGTTCAAACCTGCAATCGAGCCCGCTGGGTGCGGCGTTGCTGGTGTTCGCGGCCGCGTCCTGGGCGTTCGGCTCGGTCTGGAGCAAACAATTGCCATTGCCTCAGGGCGCCATGGCCAGTGCCGTGGAAATGCTGGTGGGCGGCGTGGCATTGCTGATCGGCAGCGCGCTGAGCGGCGAGCATCTGCAGGCGATGCCGCCGATCGAAGGCTGGGCAGCCCTGGCCTACCTGACCTTCTTCGGTTCGATCATCGCCTTCAACGCTTACATGTACCTGTTGAAAAACGTGCGGCCGGCGGCAGCGACCAGTTATGCCTACGTCAACCCGGCGGTCGCGGTGTTGCTGGGGATCGTATTTGCCGGCGAAACCATTGGCATCGAAGAAGCGCTGGCCATGTTGGTGATTATCAGTGCCGTGGTGTTGATCGGATTGCCGCAGTGGCGTCGGGCACCGGAACGACCTGCTGCTGTGGTGCAGACAGAATCGAGTGTGAATTAG